The following coding sequences are from one Marinilabiliales bacterium window:
- a CDS encoding RagB/SusD family nutrient uptake outer membrane protein, which yields MAYATSYYVRRQPEFIINKKYKQMKKISIILVSLIFLAITISCSESFLEKEPPGTTAEPVFYSEKGIDALLLGVYGMISGGFMEWAFSWGASVQNWHYGSVASDDAYKGSTITDQTPVNYIERWEVMPDNGFIHEKWRWVFGYGIYRVNTIIPIINATELDPGTMARLMGEARFLRAFYNFEAWLVFGNIPIITEDTPDPSQVSNINPEGAILEHIIGDLQYAWENLPATQSDKGRPTRYAAMGLAARAYLQVLDYESARPLLDEIINSGRYQLNANFYDNFRIEHNNHPESVFAIQASVNDGACCGANAEMGIGLNFPHGADIGTCCGFHQPSQNLVNAFRVDAEGLPVFDQVNVHLKNDMGVASSVEFIPFEDEVDPRLDWTVGRRGIPFLDWGIMRGRDWIRSHDNGGPYMPALKTMFNRSDDLVQSTGWMTGVNALNYDYIRYAHILLWRAEVAAYENDLELARQYVNMVRERADNEYVMGRVQIYELPPAAYPWGPGSSHDDYMSGGDVDWDQPAANYRIGLYSSFPGQAEAMQAVQWEQRLEFATEGIRFFDLRRWDNLPEGLNSMPMAETLNSFALNDIRDFMSGASFTERDKYQPIPQPQINLQPGVLVQNPGY from the coding sequence ATGGCCTACGCCACGTCGTATTATGTTCGGCGTCAACCTGAATTTATAATAAATAAAAAATACAAGCAGATGAAAAAAATATCAATAATACTGGTCTCTTTAATTTTTTTGGCCATCACAATTTCATGTTCTGAAAGCTTCCTGGAAAAAGAGCCTCCCGGTACAACAGCAGAGCCTGTTTTTTACAGTGAAAAAGGAATTGATGCTCTCCTGCTGGGGGTATACGGGATGATCAGCGGCGGTTTTATGGAATGGGCTTTCAGCTGGGGTGCTTCAGTACAGAACTGGCACTATGGTTCGGTTGCATCTGACGATGCATATAAAGGATCAACAATAACCGATCAGACACCTGTTAATTATATAGAACGCTGGGAGGTGATGCCTGATAACGGGTTTATACATGAGAAATGGCGCTGGGTTTTCGGATATGGCATATACCGGGTCAACACCATAATACCGATAATCAACGCTACTGAACTTGATCCCGGCACCATGGCCAGACTGATGGGAGAAGCGAGGTTCCTCAGGGCTTTCTACAATTTTGAAGCTTGGCTCGTATTCGGGAACATCCCCATTATTACCGAAGATACTCCCGATCCGTCGCAGGTTTCAAATATCAATCCGGAAGGAGCCATCTTAGAGCATATTATCGGTGATTTACAATATGCCTGGGAGAATCTTCCGGCTACCCAGTCTGACAAAGGAAGGCCAACCAGATATGCCGCCATGGGGCTTGCTGCCAGGGCGTACCTCCAGGTACTTGACTATGAATCAGCACGGCCGTTGCTGGATGAAATCATAAACAGCGGCAGATACCAGCTTAATGCCAATTTCTATGACAATTTCAGAATTGAACATAATAATCATCCGGAATCGGTTTTTGCCATCCAGGCTTCTGTGAACGATGGCGCATGCTGTGGTGCAAACGCCGAAATGGGTATCGGGCTTAACTTCCCTCATGGAGCTGATATCGGAACCTGCTGTGGTTTTCATCAGCCTTCGCAGAACCTTGTAAATGCCTTCAGGGTGGATGCTGAGGGACTGCCGGTATTTGACCAGGTTAATGTTCACCTGAAGAATGATATGGGAGTTGCTTCTTCTGTGGAATTTATTCCTTTTGAGGATGAAGTTGATCCCAGGCTTGACTGGACCGTAGGCCGCAGGGGGATTCCTTTCCTGGACTGGGGTATTATGAGGGGACGTGACTGGATCCGCAGCCATGATAATGGCGGACCCTACATGCCTGCTCTCAAGACCATGTTTAACCGGAGTGATGATCTGGTTCAGTCAACAGGGTGGATGACAGGGGTCAATGCCCTTAATTACGATTACATCCGGTATGCCCATATTCTGTTGTGGAGGGCCGAAGTGGCTGCCTATGAAAATGATCTTGAGCTTGCCCGTCAATATGTGAATATGGTAAGGGAACGTGCCGATAACGAGTATGTAATGGGCAGGGTTCAAATATACGAACTTCCTCCTGCGGCATATCCGTGGGGTCCGGGCAGCAGCCATGATGATTATATGAGCGGAGGTGACGTTGACTGGGATCAGCCGGCAGCAAATTACAGGATCGGACTATATTCCTCATTTCCCGGCCAGGCAGAAGCAATGCAGGCTGTTCAGTGGGAACAGCGGCTGGAGTTTGCAACTGAAGGTATACGCTTTTTTGATCTGAGACGGTGGGACAACCTTCCGGAAGGGCTTAATTCCATGCCGATGGCTGAAACTCTAAATTCTTTTGCGCTGAATGATATCAGAGACTTTATGAGTGGGGCCAGCTTCACCGAAAGGGATAAATATCAACCTATCCCTCAGCCTCAGATCAATCTTCAACCCGGTGTACTGGTGCAGAACCCCGGTTATTAA
- a CDS encoding response regulator has protein sequence MYISYSAKWTGMFLKIILPVVFASMLFQAFSQSQQESPLFVKQYTTEDGLSNASITSIIQDAKGFMWIGTEMGLNRFDGNAFKQFLLTFDQQEYLGLTNVSHLFMDRDGSLWVASDVLTQYISEKEYFSHQIFSREEFFGLPGYRINALCQDLQDRFWIATHEGMSVIDKNTGLIEDVLSRDVLTITPETINYLMQEEFPADVVSAAASLLHKNYYSEDAFVDEFNQLLPENLREIYISELLKAVDWKKDVNAPLDNSVRYIKRDDRGGMWIVYSQHGLSHIDPASQEYRHFTHVVDPSLNPGDLINNIVVSDGMVWIATTQEGLKVMEIETGDVRNIELDGVKYIHHLMKEDNIIWVSTSNGLFSYCTINETVQQVGLIQPGQRQWLRPIVKYTYRDDHDNLWIGTEHYGLLLAQARRSFHSYDTHIFSSIGEITSNVVRATNHDSRGRTWVGYSDGRVELFNNDGTMTTLNRVPGLGQNMQDVHAIFRDKDDNMWVGSYQGGLEKYDINGNPVVHYKTDCSAGYEIPGNDIRAMTADGDGNLLVAIQGKGFAKICRSTGQVSYVSSVYCEEDRQQPYIWIWALLTDSRGRLWLAGNSGLTLYDIESSAFEHFQFDDRRRSVLSIRSLTEDPSGLLWLSTDFGVVVFNPDNQTYLMINQDLGLSSNITASITSDINGNIWAGTIDGLNLINNQHLGIDHTTSLDTVNTGIFSQNINSFYKSDGLISNHFIYNSVNRNDAGWLYFGTSHGVVFFHPDSIILNSFIPPVYITGISLFNKEIGIGDDSGILDRSITSQRKIKLKHNQNSLSFTFSALNFINAEKNQYAYILEGFENGWNYTGSGNVATYTNLRHGHYRFRVRAANNDGLWADNEAVLDIIITPPFYLTHWAFFGYMLFVLGILFLLRYIVKTKTTARMEIKRMQEIDNLKSRFFTNIAHEIRTPLLLISGPLDNLLSKRENFDWKKDFFQVHIMHRNIQRLQHLVNQFLDFRRIDTGGYSLKVVGGDIISFVKEVSLSFSSLARQKDISFSFQYEDCDHFAWFDPEVIETVVTNLVSNAIKFTPENGQVRVELRGYHQSDKYQSSFYAKDFITISVIDSGPGIAPEMREKIFERYLRIRSDSGEGQKGTGIGLSIVKEMVELHKGKIKVSPNDPENYGRGSTFTVYIPHGESYYSGAISPENLNKPLIVKENQAETVEGVCPDLLLQAEQQGPDYRDLPTVLIVEDDPDTRLFLNKELLQHYKVIEAGSAEEGLELARNCIPDVVISDIMLPGICGDKMCQILRSEIQTDHIPVILLTAKVSEEDRVSGFKCGADAYLTKPFRIEELLVRINNLVETRDRIINKFSSDFARNSLRKIRMSSEDRFMQKVLDIVQDNISNPDLDVDFLTVQLGMSRAQLYRKFNSIIKQPVKEFVRTVRLKKAEEMMMQDDTNISGIAYAVGFSSPPYFTRCFKATYGVTPSEYMQKKDKLPLAGQDEDAAEKR, from the coding sequence TTGTATATAAGCTATTCAGCTAAATGGACCGGCATGTTCCTGAAAATAATACTACCAGTTGTTTTTGCTTCAATGCTATTCCAGGCATTTAGCCAATCACAGCAAGAGAGTCCCCTTTTTGTGAAACAATATACAACAGAGGATGGACTTTCAAATGCATCCATAACTTCCATAATACAGGACGCTAAGGGTTTTATGTGGATTGGAACGGAAATGGGCCTTAACCGGTTTGACGGAAATGCATTTAAACAATTCCTATTAACCTTTGACCAGCAGGAATATCTTGGCCTGACAAATGTCAGCCATTTGTTTATGGACAGGGATGGTTCATTATGGGTAGCCTCTGATGTTCTAACACAATATATTTCTGAAAAAGAGTATTTCTCGCATCAGATATTCAGCAGAGAGGAGTTTTTCGGACTACCAGGCTACAGGATAAATGCTTTGTGCCAGGACTTGCAGGATCGATTCTGGATCGCTACCCATGAGGGCATGTCTGTAATTGATAAAAATACCGGGCTGATAGAAGATGTTCTTTCCAGAGATGTTTTAACAATTACCCCGGAAACAATCAATTACCTTATGCAGGAGGAGTTTCCGGCTGATGTGGTTTCAGCGGCAGCCTCACTTCTGCATAAAAACTATTACTCCGAAGATGCATTCGTCGATGAGTTCAACCAATTACTTCCTGAGAACCTGCGGGAGATATATATTTCTGAGCTGCTGAAGGCGGTTGACTGGAAGAAGGATGTCAATGCCCCACTTGACAACAGTGTCAGGTATATCAAGAGAGATGACAGGGGAGGTATGTGGATTGTATATTCTCAGCATGGATTAAGCCATATTGACCCTGCATCACAAGAATACCGGCATTTTACCCATGTTGTTGATCCCTCGCTGAATCCCGGCGACCTGATAAACAATATCGTTGTTTCAGATGGTATGGTCTGGATTGCTACAACGCAGGAAGGACTGAAGGTAATGGAAATTGAAACGGGCGATGTTAGAAACATTGAACTGGATGGTGTTAAATATATTCACCATCTTATGAAGGAGGACAATATCATTTGGGTGTCAACCAGCAACGGACTTTTTTCATATTGTACAATAAATGAAACAGTTCAGCAAGTGGGTCTTATTCAACCAGGGCAGAGGCAATGGTTAAGGCCAATTGTGAAGTACACTTACAGGGATGATCATGACAATCTTTGGATAGGGACAGAACATTACGGTTTGCTGCTTGCCCAGGCAAGGAGATCATTTCACAGCTATGATACCCATATTTTTTCAAGTATCGGTGAAATAACCAGCAATGTGGTAAGAGCGACAAATCACGATAGCCGGGGAAGAACCTGGGTTGGCTATTCTGACGGAAGGGTTGAGCTATTTAATAATGACGGCACGATGACAACCTTGAATCGTGTGCCGGGCTTAGGACAAAATATGCAGGACGTCCACGCCATTTTTCGTGATAAAGATGATAATATGTGGGTGGGATCCTATCAGGGAGGCCTTGAGAAATATGACATTAACGGTAATCCTGTAGTTCATTATAAAACTGATTGTTCGGCAGGTTATGAGATACCCGGTAACGATATCAGGGCAATGACTGCAGATGGTGATGGTAATCTGCTGGTAGCTATACAGGGAAAGGGTTTTGCAAAGATCTGCAGGTCAACCGGACAAGTTTCATATGTTTCCAGTGTGTACTGCGAGGAAGACAGGCAGCAACCATATATCTGGATATGGGCGCTCTTAACTGACAGCCGTGGTAGGTTATGGCTTGCAGGCAACTCAGGGCTCACCCTGTACGATATTGAAAGTTCAGCATTTGAGCACTTTCAATTCGATGACAGGCGAAGAAGCGTATTGAGTATTCGCAGCTTAACTGAGGATCCATCAGGTCTGCTATGGCTTTCTACCGATTTCGGAGTTGTCGTATTTAATCCGGATAACCAAACATATTTGATGATCAACCAGGACCTGGGACTATCATCTAATATTACAGCAAGCATAACGAGCGATATAAATGGCAATATATGGGCAGGCACAATTGATGGCCTTAACCTTATTAATAATCAGCATCTTGGAATTGATCACACAACCAGTCTGGATACAGTCAATACCGGTATCTTCTCTCAGAATATAAACAGTTTCTATAAATCTGACGGACTGATTTCCAACCATTTTATATACAATTCGGTTAACCGGAACGATGCAGGATGGCTTTATTTTGGCACATCCCACGGGGTTGTTTTTTTCCATCCCGATTCAATAATATTAAATTCCTTTATACCTCCCGTCTACATTACCGGAATATCATTGTTTAACAAAGAGATAGGAATTGGTGATGATTCGGGAATACTGGACCGCAGCATTACCAGTCAGAGAAAGATAAAACTCAAACATAACCAGAATTCATTATCATTCACTTTTTCAGCATTGAACTTCATTAATGCAGAAAAGAACCAGTACGCCTATATTCTTGAGGGTTTTGAAAACGGTTGGAATTATACGGGTTCAGGAAATGTTGCGACTTATACCAATCTGCGGCACGGACACTACCGGTTCAGGGTTCGTGCTGCAAACAATGATGGTTTATGGGCCGATAATGAGGCTGTACTTGATATTATCATAACACCTCCCTTTTATCTTACTCATTGGGCATTTTTTGGTTACATGCTGTTTGTCCTGGGAATCCTGTTTCTATTAAGATATATTGTAAAGACAAAGACAACGGCTCGCATGGAGATCAAGAGAATGCAGGAGATAGATAACCTTAAATCCAGGTTTTTTACCAATATTGCCCATGAGATAAGAACGCCCCTGCTGCTTATCTCCGGCCCTCTTGATAACTTGTTGTCGAAAAGGGAGAATTTTGACTGGAAGAAAGATTTTTTCCAGGTTCATATCATGCACCGAAACATTCAACGATTGCAACATCTTGTAAACCAGTTCCTGGATTTCAGGCGAATTGATACAGGAGGCTATAGCCTCAAGGTAGTCGGTGGTGATATTATTTCTTTTGTGAAGGAGGTCAGCTTATCGTTCAGTTCATTAGCCAGGCAGAAAGATATCAGCTTCTCTTTTCAATATGAAGATTGTGACCATTTCGCCTGGTTTGACCCTGAGGTTATTGAGACGGTTGTAACCAACCTGGTGTCCAATGCAATTAAATTCACCCCTGAAAATGGTCAGGTTAGGGTAGAGCTCAGAGGATACCATCAATCTGATAAATATCAGAGCAGTTTCTATGCCAAAGACTTCATTACAATCAGTGTAATCGACTCCGGTCCCGGAATTGCTCCCGAAATGAGGGAGAAGATATTTGAGCGTTACCTCAGGATACGCTCAGACAGTGGTGAGGGCCAAAAAGGCACCGGGATAGGGCTGTCAATAGTCAAAGAGATGGTCGAGCTTCATAAAGGCAAAATAAAGGTTTCACCAAATGATCCGGAAAACTATGGCAGGGGTAGTACCTTTACCGTTTATATACCTCATGGGGAAAGTTATTATTCAGGGGCCATATCACCCGAAAATCTCAATAAACCTCTTATAGTAAAGGAAAATCAGGCAGAAACGGTTGAGGGTGTATGTCCGGATCTATTGCTTCAGGCAGAGCAACAAGGCCCTGATTACCGGGATCTTCCCACTGTTCTTATAGTGGAGGATGATCCTGATACAAGGCTGTTTCTTAATAAGGAGCTGTTGCAGCACTACAAGGTGATTGAAGCAGGATCGGCGGAGGAAGGCCTTGAGCTGGCACGCAATTGTATCCCCGATGTGGTTATTTCTGACATTATGCTGCCCGGGATATGCGGAGATAAGATGTGTCAGATCCTCAGGTCTGAAATTCAGACTGATCATATTCCTGTTATTCTGCTCACAGCAAAGGTGTCAGAAGAAGACCGGGTTTCCGGCTTTAAATGCGGCGCCGATGCATATCTGACAAAACCATTCAGGATCGAGGAACTTTTAGTCAGAATAAACAACCTGGTGGAAACCAGGGACAGGATCATTAATAAATTCAGTTCAGATTTTGCAAGGAATTCTCTGAGAAAGATCAGGATGTCGTCAGAGGACCGGTTTATGCAGAAGGTGCTGGATATTGTTCAGGATAATATATCCAATCCAGATCTTGATGTCGATTTTCTTACCGTTCAGCTGGGAATGAGCAGGGCCCAGTTATACCGTAAATTCAATTCCATTATCAAGCAGCCTGTAAAGGAATTTGTGAGAACAGTGAGACTGAAAAAGGCTGAGGAAATGATGATGCAAGATGATACAAATATCAGCGGTATTGCATATGCTGTCGGTTTCAGCAGTCCGCCATACTTTACCAGGTGCTTTAAGGCCACCTATGGCGTAACTCCATCAGAATATATGCAGAAGAAGGATAAATTGCCGCTTGCCGGCCAGGATGAAGATGCTGCCGAAAAGAGATAA
- a CDS encoding SusC/RagA family TonB-linked outer membrane protein: protein PSALGRLQGQVSGVQIITSNVPGGQASIRIRGLGTITDNEPLYIIDGVPSGPGNNLNPNDIESISILKDASSTAIYGTRGANGVVIITTKRGREGQRPTVSFSARTGIAQAVNQYDLLNTQEFGELLFLGARNMGRNPGVDWSHPQYGSGSEPRIPDYILPAGAMAGDPGVDPALYNYPSYLIMPANKEGTKWFDEIFRNAIMQEYDMAVSGGAENLNYAFSGSYLNEEGMLHHTGFERYTFRANTDAGITNFIRAGQSLQVSYNNQQGTLSGYGGDHSEASAVSFATFSLPIIPVYDIMGNFAGTRAPETGAQGNPVAKLYRERHNIGGYFRMLGNFYGEVSIIEGLDFRSTLGYNYGQWNGRNRTLVNPEHSEPDMTNVLNRSNNYTFQWNWSNTLNYRTTFGDDHRLNIILGSEAIENRFEWMNASRTDFFSTDPNYMQLSSGEDNQLNSGSMAEWSLFSLFGRVNYDLLGRYLFEVTVRRDGSSRFGPENRFATFPAASFAWNISGEDFMAGTRDWLDMLKLRLGWGLAGNDRIGNYATYSTFATHLSRAGYPIGGTGTPLRIGFQPTVRGNPDVTWETTETYNLGLDFIGLGNSVNFSVDIWERNTSDMLYQIGVPATMGEATPPYINIGEMKNVGFDIELGYNNTAFAGRFRYGLTGTISRYVNEIVKLSDDLEEEIVFGDLRQMYYTRTTAGRAFPEYYGYIVDGIFQTQAEADAHPPAFGPEGDYNRPGRFKYRDITGSGYIDAADQTYIGSPHPDFTGGLNIDLGYGNFDLNMFFYGSYGNDMINYHRRSLDYGSFDVNRSRDALYKSWGSPYLDNNADAKLAIQDMHTGTQLPSTHYIEDGSFLRLQNLRLSYSVPERFSSRMQIQRLRLFAQVTNLFTITNYSGLDPDLDLWGGHMGIDQGSWPTPRRIMFGVNLNL from the coding sequence CCAAGTGCGCTTGGACGCCTTCAGGGACAGGTCTCGGGTGTCCAGATTATTACTTCCAATGTGCCGGGCGGACAGGCATCGATAAGAATTCGCGGGTTGGGAACAATAACTGATAATGAACCTCTGTATATAATTGACGGAGTTCCTTCAGGACCCGGCAACAACCTCAACCCCAATGACATTGAGTCCATATCTATATTGAAAGACGCTTCATCGACTGCAATTTACGGGACCCGGGGGGCAAACGGGGTGGTGATAATTACCACAAAACGCGGGCGGGAAGGTCAAAGACCCACGGTGAGCTTTTCTGCCCGCACGGGTATTGCCCAGGCAGTTAATCAGTATGATCTGTTAAATACACAGGAATTCGGTGAATTACTTTTCCTGGGTGCAAGAAATATGGGAAGGAATCCCGGTGTTGACTGGTCCCACCCACAATACGGAAGCGGAAGTGAGCCAAGGATTCCCGACTATATTTTGCCTGCCGGTGCTATGGCTGGAGATCCAGGTGTCGATCCGGCACTTTATAACTACCCTTCTTACCTTATTATGCCTGCCAACAAGGAGGGTACCAAGTGGTTTGATGAGATTTTCCGCAACGCCATAATGCAGGAATATGACATGGCGGTTAGCGGAGGTGCGGAAAACCTTAATTATGCGTTTTCAGGATCGTACCTTAACGAAGAAGGTATGTTGCATCATACCGGTTTCGAAAGGTACACATTCCGTGCCAACACAGATGCCGGGATTACCAATTTTATCAGGGCCGGACAGTCGTTACAGGTGTCATACAACAACCAGCAAGGAACCCTGTCAGGTTACGGAGGTGATCACAGTGAAGCATCGGCGGTTTCCTTTGCAACATTTTCCTTGCCCATCATACCGGTGTATGACATAATGGGTAATTTCGCAGGGACCAGGGCGCCGGAAACCGGTGCACAGGGTAATCCCGTTGCCAAGCTATACCGTGAACGGCATAACATCGGAGGCTACTTTCGCATGTTGGGTAATTTTTACGGGGAGGTCAGTATTATTGAGGGACTTGATTTCAGGAGTACCCTGGGGTACAATTACGGGCAGTGGAACGGCCGAAATCGCACCCTTGTAAACCCGGAACATTCAGAACCCGATATGACGAATGTGCTGAACCGCAGCAACAACTACACCTTTCAGTGGAACTGGTCCAATACACTCAATTACAGGACTACCTTCGGAGATGACCACCGGCTGAATATAATCCTGGGGTCTGAAGCAATTGAAAACAGGTTTGAGTGGATGAATGCAAGCAGAACCGATTTCTTCAGCACCGATCCAAACTATATGCAGCTCTCCTCAGGGGAAGACAATCAGCTTAACTCCGGCTCCATGGCAGAATGGTCTCTTTTTTCGCTGTTCGGCCGGGTTAACTATGACCTGCTTGGCCGGTACCTGTTCGAAGTAACCGTAAGGCGCGACGGTTCGTCCCGTTTCGGTCCTGAAAACCGGTTTGCAACCTTCCCGGCGGCATCGTTTGCATGGAATATTTCCGGGGAGGATTTCATGGCCGGCACACGAGACTGGCTGGATATGCTCAAGTTGCGACTTGGATGGGGTTTGGCTGGTAATGACAGGATCGGTAACTATGCCACTTATTCTACCTTCGCGACCCACCTGTCAAGAGCAGGTTATCCGATCGGAGGAACCGGAACCCCTCTAAGGATAGGATTTCAGCCCACGGTCAGAGGTAATCCTGATGTGACCTGGGAAACCACTGAAACTTACAATCTGGGTCTGGATTTTATTGGCCTTGGAAATTCAGTGAACTTTTCAGTTGATATCTGGGAGAGGAATACCAGTGACATGCTTTACCAGATAGGTGTACCTGCAACCATGGGAGAGGCAACACCCCCGTATATAAATATAGGAGAGATGAAGAACGTGGGATTTGATATTGAACTGGGTTATAACAACACTGCTTTTGCAGGCCGGTTCAGATATGGCCTTACCGGCACCATATCACGTTATGTCAATGAGATAGTAAAGCTTTCAGATGACCTGGAGGAAGAGATTGTTTTCGGTGACCTTCGTCAGATGTACTACACAAGGACAACTGCCGGTCGTGCATTCCCGGAGTATTACGGGTATATAGTTGATGGTATTTTCCAGACACAGGCGGAAGCTGATGCCCACCCACCGGCATTCGGACCGGAGGGCGATTACAACAGGCCGGGACGGTTCAAATATCGTGATATTACCGGAAGTGGTTATATCGATGCTGCTGATCAGACATATATCGGCAGTCCTCATCCTGATTTTACCGGTGGGTTGAACATAGACCTCGGTTATGGCAATTTTGACCTTAACATGTTCTTTTACGGGAGCTACGGGAACGATATGATAAATTATCACAGGCGCAGCCTGGATTATGGATCGTTCGACGTCAACAGGAGCAGGGATGCGCTCTATAAATCCTGGGGCAGCCCCTATCTTGACAACAACGCCGATGCCAAACTTGCCATTCAGGATATGCATACAGGAACACAGCTTCCTTCGACCCATTACATTGAAGACGGATCTTTCCTGAGGCTTCAGAACCTGAGGTTAAGCTACAGTGTGCCCGAAAGGTTTTCCAGCAGGATGCAGATTCAGCGATTGCGGCTGTTTGCACAGGTAACCAATTTATTTACGATTACAAATTATAGCGGACTGGATCCCGATCTGGATTTATGGGGCGGACATATGGGTATTGATCAGGGCTCATGGCCTACGCCACGTCGTATTATGTTCGGCGTCAACCTGAATTTATAA
- a CDS encoding T9SS C-terminal target domain-containing protein, translating into MKTKLQCILLFLMFMGLSTISSLADDVAISRVQYKLESVSRDDGLVTFDEKTTEGNLLVILSGHRTGEDDPIIIAGSGWERHLAFMPEAGRAIAIWSKVAAGDASDIAEIDWQKPEWSTRDAWVILQEFTGGENWEFIEAVSVHNTSEATEIAIGPAESPGSDNILAIAATLYRGDVEEPAYVAGDGDEFSKEMEGLIHYEYEEPNNAGQVVHGSTAFIFTQEGDFEWVVESTWTPHRLVVGMLALFSCDPVPTNVSEIAEEYKKSLSIFPNPVQDGILNINLESANNGEAHIYDLMGRIAFTSRLTRGNNSLNVENLQNGIYILKVSTSSDMTTTHRFMIHR; encoded by the coding sequence ATGAAAACAAAACTACAATGCATTTTATTATTTCTGATGTTTATGGGTTTATCAACGATAAGCTCTTTGGCAGATGATGTTGCCATCAGCAGAGTGCAATACAAGCTTGAATCGGTTTCCAGAGATGACGGATTAGTTACGTTTGATGAAAAAACCACTGAAGGAAACCTTCTTGTAATTCTTTCCGGTCATCGTACAGGTGAAGATGATCCCATAATCATTGCTGGCAGCGGCTGGGAGAGGCATCTGGCCTTTATGCCTGAAGCAGGCAGAGCAATTGCAATCTGGAGCAAAGTTGCTGCTGGAGATGCCTCCGATATTGCTGAGATTGATTGGCAAAAACCTGAATGGTCTACCAGGGATGCGTGGGTAATCCTGCAGGAGTTTACCGGCGGTGAGAACTGGGAGTTTATTGAAGCGGTTAGTGTACACAATACGTCAGAAGCCACTGAAATAGCCATTGGTCCTGCAGAAAGTCCCGGATCAGATAATATCCTGGCTATAGCAGCAACTCTTTATCGGGGTGATGTAGAAGAACCTGCATATGTTGCCGGTGACGGTGATGAATTTTCAAAGGAAATGGAAGGGCTTATCCACTATGAATACGAAGAGCCAAATAATGCAGGACAAGTTGTACATGGTTCAACTGCCTTTATCTTTACCCAGGAGGGAGATTTTGAATGGGTGGTTGAATCAACATGGACGCCCCACCGCCTTGTTGTGGGCATGCTGGCTCTATTTTCCTGTGATCCGGTTCCAACAAATGTCTCTGAAATCGCTGAAGAATACAAGAAAAGCTTGAGTATATTTCCAAACCCTGTGCAGGATGGCATACTCAACATTAACCTCGAAAGTGCCAACAACGGAGAAGCACATATATACGACCTGATGGGGCGGATTGCTTTTACATCAAGACTTACCCGGGGTAACAATTCATTGAACGTTGAAAATTTGCAGAATGGAATTTATATATTAAAAGTAAGCACAAGCAGTGATATGACAACTACCCACCGGTTCATGATACACAGATAG